From Nicotiana tabacum cultivar K326 chromosome 15, ASM71507v2, whole genome shotgun sequence, the proteins below share one genomic window:
- the LOC107824798 gene encoding glycosyltransferase BC10-like, with the protein MVESKDPLVVGRVNQARILPQRLLQLLMLFLFLCFTFPVASIYMIKHFGFQSLAPAPVNPSLQPCNNEESNNLEPWIKIPSKMLHTMSDKELFWRASLASRIKEYPCKRVPKIAFMFLTKGQLPFAPLWERFFKGQQGLYSIYIHSLPPFRADYPPSSVFYKRHIPSQVAEWGEISITDAERRLVANALLDISNEWFVLLSESCIPLYNFSIIYNYIMRSKHSFVSAFDDPGPHGRGRYNDNMEPEVNITQWRKGSQWFEVNRKLALYIVEDTKFYPKFAEFCKPACYADEHYFATMLTIQAANILANRSITWVDWSRGGAHPVMFGKADITEELMKRMLEGDMCSYNDRNTSMCYLFARKFAPSALEPLLLLAPKYLGF; encoded by the exons ATGGTGGAGAGTAAAGATCCTTTAGTTGTAGGTAGGGTAAACCAAGCTAGGATTTTGCCACAGAGGCTGCTTCAGTTACTTATGCTATTCTTGTTTTTGTGTTTCACTTTTCCTGTGGCTAGTATTTATATGATCAAGCAttttggatttcaaagcttagcTCCTGCACCAGTAAATCCTAGTTTGCAGCCTTGTAATAACGAAGAATCAAATAACTTAGAGCCTTGGATTAAGATTCCATCAAAAATGTTACATACCATGAGTGATAAAGAGTTGTTCTGGAGGGCTTCTTTGGCGTCGCGAATAAAGGAGTATCCATGTAAGAGGGTTCCCAAGATTGCATTCATGTTCTTGACCAAGGGACAATTGCCGTTTGCGCCTCTCTGGGAGAGATTTTTTAAGGGACAACAGGGACTTTATTCGATTTATATTCATTCGTTGCCACCATTTCGAGCTGATTATCCACCCTCTTCAGTTTTCTACAAGAGGCACATTCCAAGTCAG GTGGCAGAATGGGGGGAAATAAGTATCACTGATGCTGAGAGGAGACTTGTCGCAAATGCATTACTTGATATCTCTAATGAGTGGTTTGTTCTGCTTTCTGAGTCATGCATACCTCTCTACAATTTCAGCATCATTTACAACTATATAATGAGATCAAAGCACAGCTTTGTTAGTGCATTTGATGATCCCGGACCACATGGAAGAGGTCGATATAACGacaatatggaacctgaggttaACATTACACAATGGCGCAAAGGATCACAATGGTTTGAGGTTAATAGAAAGCTTGCTCTTTACATAGTTGAAGACACAAAATTCTATCCCAAGTTCGCGGAGTTCTGCAAGCCAGCGTGTTATGCTGATGAGCATTACTTCGCGACCATGTTGACAATTCAAGCAGCTAATATCTTGGCGAATAGAAGTATAACGTGGGTCGATTGGTCAAGGGGCGGCGCTCATCCTGTCATGTTTGGAAAAGCAGATATTACAGAAGAGCTTATGAAGAGAATGCTGGAAGGAGATATGTGTTCTTACAATGACAGAAATACATCAATGTGTTATCTTTTTGCTAGGAAATTTGCTCCCAGTGCTTTGGAACCTCTACTTCTGCTTGCCCCAAAATATTTAGGCTTCTGA